The following are from one region of the Treponema denticola genome:
- a CDS encoding ABC transporter ATP-binding protein: MKPINTAKPEMKLSMPAVKRLLSYLKQYKTVLAVVTVCILLSAGATASAALFLQVLIDRYIMPLLAQSTPVFSGLLRVLIFMAAIYGIGVLCSWIYNRLMIKVAQRTLKRIRDEMFSKMQRFPLRYFDTHTHGDIMSRYTNDTDTLRQMITQSMPQLVSSMCTIVTVFFAMLYQSVYLTIIVVASIFSILKVIKFVAKKSGFYFVRQQETLGQLNGYVEEMINGQKVIKVFCREEAVKADFHEKNAAWQESASKANSYANIIMPFMNALGYFQYVIVALVGAWFAIAKIPNPTIAGINTLTLGTIASFLTLSRNFTNPISQLSNQLNSVINAVAGASRIFALMDEEPEEDAGTVTLVNAREEAGTLTEAAEHTGVWAWKEMHEDGSITLTRLTGKVIFEHVDFGYSSDKKVLKDINLFAERGQKVAFVGATGAGKTTITNLINRFYDINKGTITYDGIPITHIKKEDLRRSLGIVLQEVNLFTGTIMENIRFGNLDATDEQCIEAAKLANAHNFITMLPHGYDTVIEGNKNSLSQGQRQLLSIARAAVSDPPVMILDEATSSIDTRTEALIQKGMDRLMEGRTVFVIAHRLSTVMNSDVIMVLDHGEIIERGTHASLLEKKGVYYRLYTGAFELD, translated from the coding sequence ATGAAACCTATTAACACAGCAAAACCGGAAATGAAGCTTTCCATGCCGGCCGTCAAACGGCTTCTTTCCTACCTTAAACAATATAAAACCGTTCTTGCGGTTGTTACGGTCTGTATTTTATTAAGCGCAGGAGCAACCGCATCAGCAGCTTTGTTCCTGCAAGTATTGATTGACCGGTATATTATGCCGCTGCTTGCGCAAAGCACTCCGGTGTTTAGCGGACTTTTACGGGTGCTCATCTTTATGGCGGCGATTTACGGCATAGGTGTTCTTTGTTCGTGGATTTATAACCGCTTGATGATTAAGGTTGCACAGCGGACTCTCAAGCGGATTCGAGATGAAATGTTCTCTAAGATGCAGCGCTTCCCTCTCCGGTATTTTGACACACATACTCACGGAGATATTATGAGCCGCTATACCAATGATACCGATACGCTCCGGCAGATGATTACGCAGTCAATGCCGCAGCTGGTTTCTTCCATGTGTACGATTGTTACAGTGTTCTTTGCAATGCTGTATCAGAGCGTGTATCTTACGATTATCGTTGTTGCTTCCATCTTTTCTATTTTAAAAGTGATTAAGTTTGTCGCAAAAAAGAGCGGCTTTTATTTTGTTCGGCAACAGGAAACGCTCGGACAGCTGAACGGATATGTTGAAGAGATGATAAACGGGCAGAAGGTAATTAAAGTGTTCTGCAGGGAAGAAGCGGTCAAAGCCGATTTTCATGAGAAAAATGCCGCATGGCAGGAAAGCGCCTCAAAGGCAAACTCCTATGCGAATATCATCATGCCCTTTATGAATGCACTCGGCTATTTTCAATATGTGATTGTCGCCCTTGTCGGAGCGTGGTTCGCAATTGCAAAAATCCCCAATCCGACTATCGCCGGTATCAATACGCTGACACTCGGTACCATCGCTTCGTTTTTAACATTGTCGAGGAATTTTACCAATCCTATTTCTCAGCTTTCCAATCAGCTCAATTCGGTTATCAATGCCGTTGCAGGGGCATCGCGGATTTTTGCTCTGATGGACGAAGAACCCGAAGAAGATGCCGGTACCGTTACTCTCGTAAATGCACGGGAAGAAGCAGGTACTCTGACCGAAGCTGCGGAGCACACCGGGGTATGGGCTTGGAAGGAAATGCACGAGGACGGCAGCATTACATTGACCCGACTTACCGGCAAGGTGATTTTTGAGCATGTCGATTTCGGGTACTCGTCCGATAAAAAGGTACTGAAAGACATAAACCTTTTTGCAGAGCGAGGACAGAAGGTCGCATTTGTCGGGGCAACAGGGGCGGGCAAAACAACAATTACCAATTTGATCAACCGCTTTTACGATATTAACAAAGGGACTATCACCTATGACGGAATACCGATTACCCATATCAAAAAAGAAGACCTGCGGCGTTCGCTCGGTATCGTATTGCAAGAAGTAAATTTATTTACCGGCACCATTATGGAAAATATCCGTTTCGGCAATTTGGATGCAACCGACGAACAGTGTATCGAAGCGGCAAAACTTGCCAATGCTCACAATTTTATTACAATGCTTCCACATGGTTATGACACGGTTATTGAAGGGAACAAAAACTCTCTTTCGCAAGGACAGAGACAGCTATTGTCCATCGCCCGCGCCGCAGTCTCCGACCCGCCCGTCATGATTTTGGACGAAGCGACATCTTCAATCGACACCCGAACCGAAGCACTTATCCAAAAAGGTATGGATAGGCTGATGGAAGGCCGAACCGTTTTTGTCATCGCTCACCGTCTTTCCACCGTTATGAACTCCGATGTTATCATGGTCTTGGATCACGGTGAAATTATCGAGCGCGGCACACACGCCTCTCTGCTGGAGAAAAAGGGAGTGTACTACCGACTATATACCGGAGCTTTTGAACTCGACTAA
- a CDS encoding alpha/beta hydrolase family protein produces MKKTMLLSAVILFIGTIAAAQTKAAAHTFKVEEQSFQRNGMKIYGKLFLPDSVSPVPLVILSHGFGGNHGGVKGYAAAFAEHGIAAYIFDFIGGGNHIKSDGKMTEMSVLTEAEDLTVILDNLKADSRFKPEQIFLLGESQGGFVSTYIAALRPEDVAGLVLLYPAFVLHDYIRRRTPDPERMSDTMKLLGKTIGRIYNKDVLSFDIYTLMPRYSGKTLIIHGTADSLVPLSYSERAVKTFPNAKLIKLDGAKHVFYGDMMQKAAEEAVKFVQSIIGEKRSQGR; encoded by the coding sequence ATGAAAAAAACCATGCTCTTATCGGCTGTTATTTTATTTATTGGAACAATCGCTGCGGCACAAACAAAGGCGGCGGCTCACACCTTTAAAGTCGAAGAACAAAGTTTTCAAAGAAACGGCATGAAAATATACGGGAAACTTTTTCTTCCCGATAGTGTATCGCCAGTACCCTTAGTCATTCTTTCGCACGGATTCGGCGGAAACCATGGCGGTGTTAAAGGCTATGCTGCGGCCTTTGCGGAGCATGGCATTGCTGCATACATTTTCGACTTTATCGGCGGCGGCAATCATATCAAAAGCGACGGAAAAATGACGGAAATGTCGGTACTTACCGAGGCCGAAGATTTGACGGTCATTCTCGATAACTTAAAAGCCGACTCTCGTTTTAAGCCTGAACAAATCTTTTTATTAGGAGAAAGCCAAGGCGGATTTGTTTCAACTTATATCGCCGCACTGCGTCCCGAAGATGTAGCGGGTTTGGTTTTATTATATCCTGCTTTTGTGCTGCATGATTACATTCGGCGGCGCACTCCCGATCCGGAACGGATGTCCGACACAATGAAGCTGCTGGGAAAAACCATAGGTCGCATTTATAATAAGGATGTACTCTCATTTGATATTTATACATTGATGCCCCGGTATTCAGGCAAAACGCTCATCATTCACGGAACAGCCGACTCGCTTGTACCGCTGTCATATTCGGAACGGGCGGTTAAGACATTCCCAAACGCAAAGCTCATAAAGCTTGACGGGGCAAAGCATGTCTTTTACGGAGACATGATGCAGAAAGCAGCGGAAGAAGCGGTAAAATTTGTACAGAGTATAATCGGCGAGAAAAGGTCTCAGGGTAGGTAA
- a CDS encoding flavodoxin family protein, with protein MKKILLLNASPRKNWNTAQILKSAMRGAQTAGAEVEYIDLYDLNFTGCRSCMLCKRKGVERCRCYWKDDLSPIIEKVFSADALFIGTPIYLGRPTSHYFAFMECLHFCSLSYDDYSNYFKGKVNVVLFLTMNATKDFYDKLYKEKFGNYANEFKSLNGNVTLYPCYNTLQVSDYSKFDMASFSEDKKRKSREECFPIDLENAFQLGKKLGE; from the coding sequence ATGAAAAAGATACTGCTATTAAATGCAAGCCCAAGAAAGAATTGGAATACTGCACAAATACTCAAATCGGCGATGAGAGGCGCTCAAACTGCCGGTGCGGAAGTTGAATATATCGATTTATATGATTTGAATTTTACGGGATGCAGAAGCTGCATGTTGTGCAAAAGAAAAGGAGTTGAAAGATGCCGATGTTATTGGAAAGATGACCTTTCTCCAATAATAGAAAAAGTTTTTTCGGCAGACGCACTCTTTATCGGAACTCCTATATATTTAGGAAGACCTACTAGTCACTATTTTGCATTTATGGAATGCTTGCATTTTTGTTCACTTTCTTATGATGACTATAGCAATTATTTCAAAGGAAAGGTTAATGTTGTGCTGTTTTTAACAATGAATGCGACAAAAGATTTTTACGATAAACTGTATAAGGAAAAATTTGGAAATTATGCAAATGAATTTAAATCATTGAATGGCAATGTTACCTTGTATCCATGTTATAATACACTGCAAGTAAGCGATTATTCAAAGTTCGATATGGCAAGTTTTAGTGAAGATAAAAAGAGAAAATCACGCGAAGAATGTTTTCCAATCGATTTGGAAAATGCCTTTCAGCTCGGTAAAAAATTAGGGGAATAA
- a CDS encoding cyclophilin-like fold protein, with translation MIKKLISMIFIVFCLITACALDTDSDKNEQAAKTDTTGAKTMKITITVNGKTLTASLYDNSSSRALVELLQKGAITIEMHDYGNFEKVGDLPISLPRNDKQTNTDAGDLILYQGKSFVIYYDKNPWDFTLLGKLEGITKAELKKLLGPGNVTVILENAE, from the coding sequence ATGATAAAAAAACTTATAAGTATGATCTTTATCGTTTTCTGTCTTATTACTGCCTGCGCACTCGATACGGACAGCGATAAAAATGAACAAGCCGCAAAAACAGATACCACAGGAGCTAAAACAATGAAAATAACCATTACGGTAAACGGCAAAACGCTGACAGCTTCTTTGTATGATAATTCTTCCTCTCGTGCTCTGGTTGAATTGCTACAAAAGGGTGCAATTACCATCGAAATGCATGACTACGGTAATTTCGAAAAAGTCGGCGATCTTCCGATAAGCCTTCCGCGCAATGACAAACAAACCAATACGGATGCGGGCGATCTGATTTTATATCAAGGAAAATCATTCGTTATTTACTATGACAAAAACCCCTGGGATTTTACCCTGCTCGGAAAACTGGAAGGCATAACCAAAGCCGAGTTAAAAAAGCTGCTAGGCCCCGGAAATGTTACTGTAATACTGGAAAATGCGGAATAG
- a CDS encoding NAD(P)H-dependent oxidoreductase, which translates to MPKTLIILAHPNISQSTVHKHWSDAVQQHSDRFTVHELYAVYTQGKIDVAAEQKLIETHDSLVWQFPIYWFNCPPLLKQWLDEVLTHGWAYGSKGKALKGRKIALAVSFGAPAADYRADGAVGCSVAEVLRPFELTAKYCNADYRPPFTFHTIDSNVGYSEAARQEIERSAKDYLAWLDALQQT; encoded by the coding sequence ATGCCGAAAACCCTGATTATTCTTGCTCACCCTAATATTTCTCAATCTACCGTTCATAAACACTGGTCGGATGCAGTGCAGCAACATAGCGATCGTTTTACTGTTCACGAACTGTATGCTGTCTATACTCAAGGTAAGATTGATGTAGCGGCTGAACAAAAATTGATAGAAACGCACGATTCACTTGTGTGGCAATTTCCCATATACTGGTTTAATTGTCCGCCGTTATTGAAGCAGTGGTTAGATGAAGTGCTGACTCATGGCTGGGCTTATGGCTCGAAAGGCAAGGCGCTTAAGGGCAGAAAAATTGCGCTTGCCGTCTCGTTCGGTGCGCCGGCCGCAGACTACCGCGCAGATGGTGCCGTCGGGTGCAGCGTTGCCGAAGTACTGCGTCCGTTTGAACTGACAGCTAAATACTGCAATGCAGACTACCGCCCGCCGTTTACTTTCCATACGATAGACAGCAACGTGGGATATAGCGAAGCTGCACGGCAAGAGATAGAGCGGAGCGCAAAGGACTATTTAGCTTGGTTGGATGCGCTGCAACAAACATGA
- a CDS encoding ketopantoate reductase family protein, giving the protein MVTSLNELCRECIIKDKNVLYLEAGSKMKLLIYGAGVIGSLYAAAFAEAGYDITFA; this is encoded by the coding sequence ATGGTAACTTCCTTGAATGAGTTATGCCGAGAGTGTATCATAAAAGATAAAAATGTTCTATACTTAGAGGCAGGTAGTAAAATGAAACTTTTAATTTACGGTGCGGGCGTAATCGGCAGTTTGTATGCCGCTGCGTTCGCCGAAGCAGGCTATGACATAACATTCGCTTAA
- a CDS encoding NAD(P)H-dependent oxidoreductase, translated as MPKTLIILAHPNISQSTVHKHWSAAVQQHSDLFTVHELYAVYTQGKIDVAAEQKLIETHDSLVWQFPIYWFNCPPLLKQWLDEVLTHGWAYGSKGKALKDRKIALAVSFGAPATDYRSDGAVGCSVAEVLRPFELTAKYCNADYRPPFTFHTIDSNAGYSEAARQEVERSARDYLAWLDALQQT; from the coding sequence ATGCCAAAGACCCTGATTATTCTTGCTCATCCTAATATTTCTCAATCTACCGTTCATAAACACTGGTCGGCTGCAGTGCAGCAACATAGCGATCTCTTTACTGTTCACGAACTGTATGCTGTCTATACTCAAGGTAAGATTGATGTAGCGGCTGAACAAAAATTGATAGAAACGCACGATTCACTTGTGTGGCAATTTCCCATATACTGGTTTAATTGTCCGCCGTTACTGAAGCAGTGGTTAGATGAAGTGCTGACTCATGGCTGGGCTTATGGCTCGAAAGGCAAGGCGCTTAAGGACAGAAAAATTGCGCTTGCCGTCTCGTTCGGTGCACCAGCCACAGACTACCGCTCGGACGGTGCTGTCGGGTGCAGCGTTGCCGAAGTACTGCGTCCGTTTGAACTGACAGCTAAATACTGCAATGCAGACTACCGCCCGCCGTTCACTTTCCATACGATAGACAGCAACGCGGGATATAGCGAAGCTGCACGGCAAGAGGTAGAGCGGAGCGCAAGGGACTATTTAGCTTGGTTGGATGCGCTGCAACAAACATGA
- a CDS encoding ISAs1 family transposase has translation MPYPRKSILLKTADNKGMDLENIFDYFNDIKIISNHDGYFYSVNEALKILLLGLLCGRKNIREIHEWATADIIKDRLNKEFGIKKTPCYYWLTCLLKLINIDSLNECFMNMAEALIKEYGTEKPLTIAIDGKTIRSTDKMSSYESPLHIVSAQVAEFGITLAQKCVKGKTNEIPTVQSLIKTLNIKGHIIVTDALNCQKETAKIIKEGKGDYLLSVKGNQPLLKADIEEYVQDEILRKQMDTACKSEKNRERVEKRTAFCTTNLGWMDNTGEWEGLSCIGAIHSEFKSKKGKSDEWHYYISSRKLTAQELLDIARKEWVVETMHWLLDVHFREDFCRLLDKNLQQALNIGRKVALNLVSRYKQKNAPKSSLSHIMFKALMDISFIKKILQN, from the coding sequence GTGCCGTACCCACGGAAATCAATTTTGCTAAAAACTGCCGATAATAAAGGTATGGATTTAGAAAATATATTCGATTACTTTAACGACATCAAAATAATTAGCAATCACGACGGATATTTTTACAGCGTAAACGAAGCTTTAAAAATATTATTACTTGGTCTTCTTTGCGGGCGTAAAAACATTAGAGAGATACACGAATGGGCAACTGCTGACATTATAAAGGATAGGCTAAATAAAGAATTCGGCATAAAAAAGACACCTTGCTATTATTGGCTTACCTGTCTACTTAAATTGATAAACATAGACTCATTAAACGAATGTTTTATGAATATGGCTGAAGCTCTTATCAAAGAATACGGTACAGAAAAACCTCTTACAATAGCGATAGACGGAAAAACTATCCGTTCAACAGATAAAATGAGCAGCTATGAAAGTCCGCTGCACATAGTCTCTGCACAAGTTGCCGAATTTGGTATAACATTGGCACAAAAGTGTGTTAAAGGAAAGACAAATGAGATACCTACAGTTCAATCTCTTATAAAAACTCTTAATATAAAAGGACATATAATAGTTACAGATGCCTTAAATTGTCAAAAAGAAACTGCAAAAATCATAAAAGAAGGAAAAGGGGACTATTTATTGTCGGTAAAAGGGAACCAGCCTTTATTAAAAGCGGATATTGAAGAATATGTTCAAGATGAAATTTTAAGAAAACAAATGGACACGGCTTGTAAAAGTGAAAAAAATCGTGAAAGAGTTGAAAAGCGAACAGCCTTCTGCACAACTAATTTAGGTTGGATGGATAATACAGGTGAATGGGAGGGGTTAAGCTGTATTGGTGCTATTCATTCCGAATTTAAGAGTAAGAAAGGAAAGAGTGATGAATGGCATTATTATATTTCAAGCAGAAAACTTACAGCTCAAGAGCTATTGGATATCGCAAGGAAAGAATGGGTTGTAGAAACCATGCATTGGTTATTAGATGTTCATTTTAGAGAAGACTTTTGTCGGCTTTTAGATAAAAATCTACAACAAGCCTTGAACATAGGACGGAAAGTGGCGTTAAATTTGGTCTCGCGATACAAACAAAAAAATGCACCTAAATCTTCTTTGTCACACATTATGTTTAAAGCTCTCATGGATATATCTTTTATCAAAAAAATATTACAAAATTGA
- a CDS encoding SGNH/GDSL hydrolase family protein, protein MKLICVGDSLTFGNVGYSYIHFLNKKIHAVNKGKNGDTLRGAYGRLKKIIDKSRHGGGTFILGIGTNDILLPYLKSLSLFWFLTMNLRCKIKRCIENDDIFEREYDRLLHLCSEKNKRVIVFGMPFINLKNFPHEKTVRRNAVIKRLAQKYNYSFIDIYDLQKETLLPDKRTYTWKYGFAFRLIDAVIMTLLPFCKDRFAKARGLNASVDGVHFNSASAKILAAEIEKAALR, encoded by the coding sequence ATGAAACTCATCTGTGTCGGCGACAGCTTAACATTCGGTAATGTCGGCTATTCGTATATTCATTTTTTAAACAAAAAAATTCATGCCGTAAACAAAGGAAAAAACGGCGACACGCTTAGGGGTGCTTACGGCCGGCTCAAAAAAATAATCGATAAGTCCCGACACGGGGGCGGTACATTCATCCTCGGGATCGGTACAAACGATATTCTGCTGCCGTATTTAAAATCCCTTTCTTTATTTTGGTTTTTGACAATGAATCTGCGCTGCAAAATAAAACGGTGCATAGAAAACGACGATATCTTTGAACGCGAATACGACAGACTTTTGCACTTATGCTCCGAAAAAAACAAACGCGTAATCGTTTTCGGAATGCCGTTTATTAATTTAAAAAATTTTCCGCATGAAAAGACGGTACGAAGAAACGCCGTTATCAAACGATTGGCGCAAAAATATAATTATTCTTTTATCGATATATACGACCTGCAAAAAGAAACGCTTCTACCCGACAAGCGCACCTATACGTGGAAATACGGTTTTGCGTTCAGGCTTATAGATGCCGTCATAATGACGCTGTTGCCGTTTTGTAAAGACAGGTTCGCAAAAGCACGAGGTTTGAACGCAAGCGTAGACGGCGTTCATTTTAATTCGGCATCGGCAAAAATTTTGGCTGCGGAAATAGAAAAAGCCGCATTGCGATAG
- a CDS encoding RpiB/LacA/LacB family sugar-phosphate isomerase, whose amino-acid sequence MKIGFGSDHSGVALKHILMEHVRNKGYECVDYGAPDSKVPANYAEFGLKVAEAIKSREVEKGVMVCGSGVGISLAANKVPGVRAAACSEPCTAKLAVEHSDINAVAMGVCIVGPEEAKMIVDAFLDARFEGGVYTERVDTLSAIERKYGK is encoded by the coding sequence ATGAAAATCGGATTTGGAAGCGATCACTCGGGAGTCGCATTAAAACATATTTTAATGGAACACGTTCGCAATAAAGGATACGAATGCGTTGATTACGGTGCGCCGGATTCGAAGGTTCCGGCAAACTATGCCGAATTCGGCTTAAAGGTTGCCGAAGCGATTAAATCGCGTGAAGTTGAAAAGGGTGTGATGGTGTGCGGATCGGGCGTCGGCATTTCTCTTGCCGCAAACAAGGTTCCGGGAGTGAGGGCTGCGGCGTGCAGCGAACCGTGTACGGCAAAGCTCGCCGTCGAACACAGCGACATAAACGCTGTCGCCATGGGCGTATGCATCGTCGGACCCGAAGAAGCAAAAATGATTGTCGATGCCTTTCTCGATGCCCGCTTTGAAGGCGGTGTTTACACGGAGCGAGTCGACACCCTTTCCGCTATAGAAAGAAAATACGGTAAATAA
- a CDS encoding L-lactate dehydrogenase: protein MDEKKRKVTVVGAGAVGSTFAYALAQSGYADEIAITDMNKNFAEGQALDLVQGLPFLPQVDIHAGDKADYADSDIVVVTAGAKQQSGETRIDLLKRNASIITGIAKDIAESGCSGVMLIVSNPVDILTRAALKASGWERGRVIGSGTVLDTARFRYTLSKECGVDARNIHGYILGEHGDSEFAAWSMTSVAGRRIDEYCSGGVCSSGPHFDKAKILEEVRNSAYHIIDYKGSTYFAVGLALTRIAGAILRNEHSILSVSMTLDGEFGLKDVCLSVPCIVGRNGAERVIESDLPADEQAALEASAKRLKEAFTEMN from the coding sequence ATGGATGAAAAGAAACGCAAAGTTACCGTTGTGGGAGCAGGTGCGGTCGGTTCAACCTTTGCCTACGCATTGGCTCAAAGCGGTTATGCGGACGAAATAGCAATAACCGATATGAATAAAAATTTTGCCGAAGGACAAGCTCTCGACCTTGTGCAGGGGCTGCCTTTTTTACCGCAAGTCGACATACACGCAGGCGATAAAGCCGATTATGCCGACAGCGACATCGTTGTGGTTACGGCGGGAGCAAAACAACAGAGCGGGGAAACGCGCATAGATTTGCTAAAGCGCAATGCATCCATTATCACCGGCATTGCAAAGGACATCGCGGAAAGCGGCTGCAGCGGCGTTATGCTGATTGTGAGCAATCCCGTTGATATTTTAACGCGGGCGGCGCTCAAGGCTTCCGGATGGGAGCGCGGAAGAGTTATCGGTTCCGGTACCGTTTTAGACACTGCACGTTTCCGATACACTCTTAGCAAAGAGTGCGGTGTCGATGCGCGCAACATTCACGGTTATATTTTGGGAGAACACGGCGACAGCGAATTTGCGGCTTGGTCGATGACATCCGTTGCAGGACGGCGCATCGACGAATATTGTTCAGGCGGTGTGTGCAGCTCAGGCCCGCACTTCGATAAAGCGAAAATTCTGGAAGAAGTACGGAATTCCGCTTACCACATTATCGACTACAAAGGTTCTACTTATTTTGCCGTCGGCTTAGCCCTGACGAGAATAGCCGGAGCCATTTTGCGCAACGAGCACAGTATTTTGTCCGTTTCGATGACGCTGGACGGAGAGTTCGGACTTAAAGACGTATGCTTGAGCGTTCCCTGCATTGTCGGGCGCAACGGCGCTGAGCGGGTTATAGAAAGCGATCTTCCCGCTGATGAACAGGCAGCATTGGAAGCAAGCGCAAAACGGCTTAAAGAAGCTTTTACCGAGATGAATTAA
- a CDS encoding MATE family efflux transporter, translated as MDSKELRRFNILTKPIFPLLVKTSIPTIIGMLISVIYNLTDTFFVGRLNNRAMIAAIGIVFSFVSIIQAIGFWFGYGSGNAMSKKIGEQDYAEAETISSVGIVFAIIIGIVIAIGASIFILPLSKLIGGSASQDVLTFTVQYLRIIIISIPFSLYALTVYNQLRLCGNVRDGMLGLLSGMLSNMVLDPVLMFIFKQGFIGAGYATLIGQIIGCIVLTLLAKRHESISFNLKKAQYSKERMYHILAGGMPNFSRQAITSAALVLLNVKAAQYGESMIAALTVSSRVAALAYMIMIGWGQGFQPICAMNYGAKQYSRVKKAFITTVLIGTIFLTAASIILFLFAEQCIGVMSKDDEVIFAGIKILRMQCFSLPLLSFFAVSSMFMQNIGHYFSSLLISISRQGFFYLPLLYILPALYGKTGIYLLQPFSDVLSFLFAVAVVYRWYSSGAFSLALNAG; from the coding sequence ATGGATTCAAAAGAGCTGAGACGATTTAACATTTTAACAAAACCGATTTTTCCGCTGTTAGTTAAAACTTCAATTCCGACAATAATCGGAATGTTGATCAGCGTTATATACAATTTGACCGATACTTTTTTTGTCGGCCGCTTAAATAACAGAGCGATGATTGCGGCAATCGGCATTGTGTTTAGTTTTGTCAGCATTATTCAGGCAATAGGTTTTTGGTTCGGCTACGGCAGCGGTAATGCAATGTCAAAGAAAATCGGAGAACAAGACTATGCGGAAGCGGAAACCATTTCCTCGGTAGGAATTGTTTTTGCAATTATAATAGGTATTGTGATCGCAATCGGAGCAAGTATTTTTATTCTACCGCTTTCAAAACTCATCGGCGGAAGTGCATCTCAAGATGTTCTCACATTTACAGTGCAGTATTTAAGGATTATTATCATCAGCATTCCGTTCAGTTTATATGCACTAACGGTTTATAATCAGCTGCGCCTTTGCGGAAATGTACGCGACGGAATGCTCGGACTTCTTTCGGGAATGCTCAGCAATATGGTACTTGATCCCGTATTGATGTTTATTTTTAAGCAGGGATTTATCGGCGCAGGCTATGCAACGCTAATCGGTCAGATTATCGGATGTATTGTGTTGACGCTCTTAGCAAAAAGGCACGAGAGTATTTCGTTCAATCTAAAAAAAGCTCAATACAGCAAAGAGCGTATGTATCATATTCTTGCAGGCGGTATGCCCAATTTTTCGCGGCAGGCAATTACCTCCGCCGCATTGGTTTTACTTAATGTTAAAGCGGCACAATACGGAGAAAGCATGATAGCGGCTTTAACGGTAAGTTCAAGAGTTGCCGCTTTGGCTTATATGATTATGATCGGGTGGGGGCAAGGCTTTCAACCGATTTGTGCAATGAATTACGGTGCCAAGCAATACTCAAGAGTAAAAAAAGCTTTTATTACTACGGTTTTAATCGGAACAATTTTTTTAACGGCCGCCTCAATAATCTTATTTCTCTTTGCCGAACAATGTATCGGAGTTATGTCTAAGGATGATGAGGTAATTTTTGCCGGGATTAAGATACTGAGAATGCAATGTTTTTCGCTTCCGCTTTTAAGCTTTTTTGCCGTGAGCAGCATGTTCATGCAGAACATCGGTCATTATTTTTCATCCCTCCTTATATCGATTTCACGGCAGGGATTTTTTTATTTACCGCTCTTATATATTCTGCCCGCCCTATACGGAAAGACCGGCATTTACCTGCTGCAGCCTTTCTCCGATGTTTTGTCGTTTTTGTTTGCCGTTGCGGTAGTGTACAGGTGGTACTCGTCCGGGGCGTTCAGTTTAGCTTTAAATGCAGGATAA